One window from the genome of Pararhizobium gei encodes:
- a CDS encoding phosphogluconate dehydrogenase C-terminal domain-containing protein, with translation MTSIALFGAGGKMGYRLAKNLKGSRFDVRHVELSDAGRGRLQTDLGLACVDADTALSGADVVVLAVPDTAIGKVAAGIVDKLVAGTIVIVLDAAAPAAGHLPKRDDLTYFVTHPCHPPIFNDETDPAAKRDFFGGVAAKQHIVSALMQGPEEHFALGEEVAKVIWAPVMRSHRVTVEQIALLEPGLSETVCASLLVVMRQAMDECVARGVPKEAARDFLLGHMNVLGAVIFEETPGVFSDACNKAIEFGIPVLMKDDWKKVFEPEEIAESIRRIT, from the coding sequence ATGACTTCGATCGCACTCTTTGGCGCCGGCGGCAAAATGGGCTACCGGCTTGCCAAGAATCTCAAGGGCTCCCGCTTCGACGTTCGCCATGTCGAACTCAGCGATGCCGGCAGGGGACGTCTTCAAACCGATCTCGGCTTGGCCTGCGTTGACGCCGACACTGCCCTTTCGGGTGCGGACGTCGTCGTTCTCGCGGTGCCGGATACGGCCATCGGCAAAGTGGCGGCCGGTATCGTCGACAAGCTGGTTGCCGGCACGATCGTCATCGTTCTCGATGCCGCCGCCCCGGCAGCCGGACATCTCCCGAAGCGCGACGACCTCACCTATTTCGTGACCCATCCCTGCCATCCGCCGATCTTCAACGACGAGACTGACCCCGCCGCCAAGCGCGACTTTTTCGGCGGCGTTGCTGCCAAGCAGCATATTGTCTCCGCCCTGATGCAGGGTCCGGAAGAGCATTTCGCGCTGGGCGAGGAAGTGGCCAAGGTCATTTGGGCGCCTGTCATGCGCTCGCATCGGGTCACCGTCGAACAGATCGCGCTTCTGGAGCCAGGTCTCTCGGAAACCGTTTGCGCCTCGCTCCTGGTCGTCATGCGCCAGGCAATGGACGAGTGTGTCGCCCGTGGCGTGCCGAAGGAAGCCGCACGCGACTTCCTGCTCGGTCATATGAATGTGCTTGGTGCGGTGATCTTCGAAGAAACGCCCGGCGTCTTCTCCGACGCCTGCAACAAGGCGATCGAATTCGGCATTCCTGTCCTGATGAAGGACGACTGGAAAAAAGTCTTCGAACCCGAGGAGATCGCCGAAAGCATCCGGCGCATCACCTGA
- a CDS encoding D-ribose ABC transporter substrate-binding protein, with translation MKLTRRLTLAAFAGALSLGVAMPAYAADLIAIITPSHDNPFFKAEAVGAEAKAKELGYETLVLVHDDDANKQSQLIDTAIGRGAKAIILDNAGSEASIAAVQKAKDAGVPSFLIDREINATGVAVSQIVSNNYQGAQLGAEEFVKLMGEAGNYVELLGREADLNAGIRSKGYHDIIDEYPEMKMVAQQSANWSQTEGYSKMETILQANPDIKGVISGNDTMAMGAIAALQAAGRKDVIVVGFDGSNDVRDSITSGGIKATVLQPAYAQAQMAVEQADVYIKTGKGPAEEKQLMDCVLINGDNAAKLETFALKD, from the coding sequence ATGAAACTGACACGCAGACTGACCCTTGCCGCTTTCGCCGGCGCTCTTTCGCTTGGCGTCGCAATGCCGGCCTATGCAGCAGACCTGATCGCCATCATCACACCGAGCCATGACAATCCGTTCTTCAAAGCGGAAGCTGTTGGTGCGGAAGCCAAGGCAAAGGAACTCGGTTACGAAACGCTGGTTCTTGTCCATGACGACGACGCCAACAAGCAGAGCCAGTTGATCGACACCGCTATCGGCCGTGGCGCCAAGGCCATCATCCTCGACAATGCCGGTTCGGAAGCCTCGATCGCCGCCGTCCAGAAGGCCAAGGATGCTGGCGTTCCGTCCTTCCTGATCGATCGCGAAATCAACGCCACAGGCGTTGCCGTCTCGCAGATCGTTTCCAACAACTACCAGGGCGCGCAGCTCGGCGCCGAAGAGTTCGTCAAGCTGATGGGCGAGGCCGGCAACTACGTCGAACTTCTTGGCCGCGAAGCCGATCTGAACGCCGGCATCCGCTCCAAGGGCTATCACGACATCATCGACGAATATCCCGAAATGAAAATGGTCGCCCAGCAGTCGGCCAACTGGAGCCAGACGGAAGGCTACTCCAAGATGGAGACCATCCTGCAGGCAAACCCTGATATCAAGGGCGTTATCTCCGGTAACGACACGATGGCCATGGGCGCGATAGCAGCACTTCAGGCTGCAGGCCGCAAGGACGTTATCGTCGTCGGCTTCGACGGTTCCAACGACGTCCGCGATTCGATCACCTCGGGTGGCATCAAGGCGACCGTTCTGCAGCCTGCCTATGCCCAGGCGCAGATGGCCGTCGAGCAGGCCGACGTCTACATCAAGACGGGCAAGGGCCCAGCTGAAGAAAAGCAGTTGATGGATTGCGTGCTGATCAACGGCGACAACGCCGCCAAGCTCGAAACCTTCGCGCTCAAGGATTGA